Proteins encoded in a region of the Enterococcus gilvus ATCC BAA-350 genome:
- a CDS encoding NAD(P)/FAD-dependent oxidoreductase — protein sequence MYDVIVIGCGIVGAATAYELSKYSLKTLVLEAENDVSLGATRANSAIMHAGFDPEPGSLMAKLNVEGAERAKELCKKLSVHYDQIGSLVVAFSDEELSLVELLYERGVQNGVPGLEVLDQKALLEKEPNLSENALGALFAPTAAIVNPWEFCLALAETAVTNGVEIARNNRVMAIEKNQAGYKITTNQGQYQTKYVFNAAGIHSDDIHTMIAAPNFEITPNRGEYYLLDKSEGSLVNHVIFQCPSSVGKGVLISPTVHGNLVVGPNSEKIFKDELDTGRDTGNTVQGLNFVANLAKKSIPALNLRQSIRNFSGVRANNSTDDFVLQEADFGFIDLAGIKSPGLTSAPAIAVYGISLLEKSVQKKFDKKQSFIDSRKKIVFQELSLDEKNSLISDNKDYGRVICRCETITEGEIRAAAHSPIPPVSVDGIKRRCNAGMGRCQGGFCGPRVVEILADELKESLLEILQDREGSYLLVEETKGGYKHA from the coding sequence ATGTATGATGTAATTGTAATCGGTTGCGGAATCGTTGGTGCCGCGACTGCCTATGAACTGAGTAAGTATTCCCTGAAGACATTAGTATTAGAGGCTGAAAATGATGTCAGCTTAGGCGCTACCAGAGCCAACAGCGCTATAATGCACGCGGGTTTTGACCCTGAACCAGGCTCTCTTATGGCAAAATTAAATGTTGAAGGCGCTGAACGCGCAAAAGAACTCTGTAAAAAGCTTTCTGTTCACTATGATCAAATCGGCTCACTTGTCGTTGCTTTTTCAGATGAAGAATTGTCTCTCGTCGAATTGCTTTATGAACGGGGCGTACAGAATGGCGTGCCCGGTTTAGAAGTATTGGATCAAAAAGCATTGTTAGAGAAGGAGCCAAATCTTTCCGAAAATGCATTAGGAGCATTGTTTGCTCCAACTGCCGCAATTGTTAATCCGTGGGAATTTTGTTTGGCATTAGCAGAAACTGCAGTAACTAACGGTGTAGAAATTGCACGAAATAACCGTGTGATGGCCATCGAAAAAAATCAAGCGGGTTACAAAATAACAACAAATCAAGGACAGTATCAAACAAAATATGTATTCAATGCCGCCGGTATCCATTCAGATGATATTCATACTATGATTGCTGCTCCTAATTTTGAAATTACTCCAAATCGCGGAGAGTATTATTTACTAGATAAATCAGAAGGATCGCTAGTCAACCATGTGATTTTCCAGTGCCCTTCTAGTGTTGGTAAAGGTGTTTTAATCAGCCCTACTGTTCATGGGAATTTAGTCGTCGGGCCGAATTCTGAAAAAATCTTTAAAGACGAACTGGATACTGGAAGAGATACCGGCAACACGGTCCAAGGTTTAAATTTTGTTGCGAATTTAGCAAAAAAATCGATTCCTGCTTTGAATTTGCGCCAATCTATTCGGAATTTTTCAGGCGTTCGAGCAAATAATTCTACAGATGATTTTGTTTTACAAGAAGCAGATTTTGGTTTTATTGATTTAGCTGGCATTAAGTCTCCTGGACTCACCTCTGCACCCGCAATTGCTGTTTATGGTATCTCGTTACTTGAAAAATCTGTTCAAAAAAAGTTTGATAAAAAACAATCATTTATAGATTCTCGTAAAAAAATTGTTTTCCAAGAACTCAGTCTCGATGAAAAAAATAGTCTTATTTCTGACAATAAAGACTATGGTCGAGTGATTTGCCGCTGCGAAACAATCACTGAGGGTGAAATCAGAGCTGCTGCTCACTCCCCTATTCCTCCCGTTTCAGTGGATGGAATCAAGCGCAGATGCAACGCTGGCATGGGACGCTGTCAGGGTGGCTTTTGTGGGCCAAGAGTGGTTGAAATCTTAGCAGATGAATTAAAAGAGTCTCTATTAGAAATCTTACAAGATCGTGAAGGCAGCTACCTCCTAGTAGAGGAAACGAAAGGTGGATACAAACATGCATGA
- a CDS encoding amino acid ABC transporter ATP-binding protein → MPMVEFKHVEKYYGKFHALKNINLSFEKGEVVVVIGPSGSGKSTMLRCINGLEDISSGELLVNDKNLHSKEVKLKDIRKNIGMVFQHFNLYPNKTAIENITLAPIKVLKQSSDEATKSAEKLLDKVDMLDKKDSYPSMLSGGQQQRIAIARGLAMNPDLLLFDEPTSALDPEMIGDVLNVMKKIARDGMSMIVVTHEMGFAKEVADRIIFMADGEVLEDTRDIKGFFEKPKEERAQLFVSKVINH, encoded by the coding sequence ATGCCAATGGTCGAATTTAAGCATGTAGAGAAATACTATGGAAAGTTTCATGCCTTAAAAAATATTAACCTGTCTTTTGAAAAAGGTGAGGTCGTAGTAGTTATCGGACCTTCTGGTTCAGGAAAGAGTACCATGCTTCGATGCATTAATGGTTTAGAAGATATCTCTTCCGGCGAGTTACTAGTGAATGACAAAAATTTACATAGTAAAGAAGTTAAATTAAAAGACATTCGAAAAAATATAGGAATGGTCTTTCAACATTTTAATCTTTATCCTAATAAGACGGCGATAGAAAATATTACTTTAGCACCTATCAAGGTTTTGAAGCAATCCTCTGATGAAGCAACGAAGAGTGCAGAAAAATTATTGGATAAAGTAGATATGTTAGATAAGAAGGATTCTTACCCTTCGATGTTATCTGGAGGACAGCAGCAACGGATCGCCATCGCTCGCGGTTTAGCGATGAATCCCGATTTGCTGCTTTTTGATGAGCCGACATCCGCACTCGATCCAGAAATGATTGGTGACGTATTGAATGTCATGAAAAAAATAGCACGAGATGGTATGTCAATGATCGTCGTGACTCATGAAATGGGTTTTGCTAAAGAAGTAGCGGATCGGATTATATTCATGGCTGATGGTGAAGTATTAGAAGACACGCGAGATATCAAAGGATTCTTTGAAAAGCCAAAAGAGGAGCGTGCTCAGCTGTTTGTCAGCAAAGTAATTAATCATTAG
- a CDS encoding NAD(P)/FAD-dependent oxidoreductase has product MKEIIILGAGYAGLRALHVLQKSGADVHITLVDRNDYHYESTSLHEVAAGTQPDEKICYKIKDVVNSNKTTFIQDTVEKIDTEQKQVYLENKTLQYDYLIVALGFQSESFGIPGVKENSLEMVDVRTADQVHKHIVDQMKKYKETKNEEYLRIVVCGAGFTGIELVGALVEGSKAFADIAGVKPEEIQIYCVEAVDKILPMFSEKLGKYCIDHLNKWDVKLLTGKPIKKVEPGAVIYQNSKDNENDLVALNAKTIIWTTGVSGSQVIGESGFEERRGRVMVNPNLTDPKHDDVYLLGDVSAVMDPASNRPYPTTAQIALAMGSYAGKDILNQLKGQPSKPFSFKSLGSVASIGNTHAFGVVGKTEVTAYPASFIKKAIMDRSLYETGGVKEVMAKGRFDFYH; this is encoded by the coding sequence ATGAAAGAAATAATTATTTTAGGCGCAGGTTACGCAGGATTACGCGCGCTGCATGTATTACAAAAGTCCGGAGCGGATGTGCATATCACGTTGGTGGATCGAAACGATTATCACTACGAGTCGACAAGTTTGCATGAAGTTGCAGCCGGTACACAACCGGACGAAAAAATCTGCTATAAAATCAAAGACGTTGTAAATTCCAATAAGACAACGTTTATCCAGGACACAGTAGAGAAAATCGATACCGAACAGAAACAGGTATATTTGGAAAATAAAACCCTCCAATATGATTACCTAATTGTCGCATTAGGGTTCCAATCTGAGTCCTTCGGTATTCCAGGTGTGAAGGAAAACTCCTTAGAAATGGTGGATGTTAGAACTGCCGATCAAGTGCATAAACACATTGTAGATCAAATGAAGAAGTACAAGGAAACTAAAAACGAAGAATATCTCCGTATCGTTGTTTGTGGTGCTGGTTTTACCGGTATCGAGTTGGTAGGGGCTTTGGTGGAAGGCAGCAAGGCTTTTGCTGATATTGCTGGAGTAAAACCTGAAGAAATTCAAATTTATTGTGTCGAAGCAGTGGACAAAATTTTACCAATGTTTAGCGAGAAACTTGGCAAGTATTGTATTGATCATTTGAATAAGTGGGATGTTAAGCTGCTTACAGGAAAACCAATCAAGAAAGTTGAACCCGGTGCTGTAATTTACCAAAATTCAAAAGATAATGAAAATGATTTAGTAGCTCTAAATGCGAAAACAATTATTTGGACAACGGGTGTCAGCGGCAGTCAAGTCATTGGCGAGTCTGGATTTGAAGAGCGTCGTGGTCGAGTAATGGTGAATCCAAACTTGACTGATCCAAAACATGATGACGTTTATTTGCTAGGTGATGTTTCAGCAGTTATGGACCCTGCTAGTAATCGTCCTTATCCAACCACAGCGCAAATCGCTTTGGCGATGGGATCATACGCTGGAAAAGATATCTTGAATCAATTAAAAGGACAGCCTAGCAAACCATTCTCGTTTAAGTCATTAGGATCTGTAGCTTCAATAGGAAATACGCATGCATTTGGCGTTGTTGGAAAAACAGAAGTTACTGCCTATCCAGCGTCATTCATTAAAAAGGCGATCATGGACCGCTCATTGTATGAAACAGGTGGCGTCAAAGAGGTTATGGCTAAAGGACGTTTTGATTTTTACCATTAA
- a CDS encoding amino acid ABC transporter permease → MVQLFQTFSGEFASGFKFTIYASLLALVFSLLIGTLMAILQLSHNRIIRSLAKAYVAFFRNIPLLIIVMFFYVVAPMYFYSFDGFQAGTIGLTIYTSAFIAETVRSGIQTVPNGQMEAGLSSGFSYSETLRYIVLPQAFKIVVPPLGNQFINLIKNSSILAMVAGLDLMYQGDLIASTTFNTFDTYIIVGLFYLVLTLPLSYLMNYLDKNWAKA, encoded by the coding sequence ATGGTACAATTATTTCAAACATTTTCTGGTGAATTTGCCAGCGGCTTTAAATTCACGATCTATGCTAGTTTATTAGCATTGGTTTTTAGTTTACTTATTGGAACACTTATGGCAATCCTGCAATTGTCTCATAACCGAATCATTCGTAGTTTAGCAAAGGCGTATGTCGCGTTCTTCCGAAATATTCCATTGTTAATCATTGTCATGTTCTTCTATGTAGTTGCACCAATGTATTTTTATAGTTTTGATGGTTTTCAAGCAGGAACAATCGGTCTGACGATATATACGTCTGCATTCATTGCCGAGACCGTTCGCTCTGGAATCCAAACTGTTCCAAACGGACAAATGGAAGCTGGTCTGTCTTCAGGATTCTCTTACTCAGAAACACTGCGTTATATTGTGCTGCCGCAAGCATTTAAAATTGTGGTACCACCTTTAGGAAACCAATTCATTAACTTGATTAAAAATTCTTCTATTTTGGCGATGGTGGCAGGATTGGATTTAATGTATCAAGGTGATTTGATTGCGAGCACAACTTTTAATACATTCGATACTTACATTATTGTCGGTTTATTCTATTTAGTTTTGACTTTACCCTTGTCTTATCTAATGAATTACTTAGATAAGAATTGGGCGAAAGCATAG
- a CDS encoding amino acid ABC transporter permease, protein MNGAFSWINLRFLLDGLWVTIQVSVVSIVFSMVLGGIAGTVRFSNVPFLSKIVGIIVDIIRNLPLLLIIFFTYFALPQIGIKLNIFWAAVAALTIFESAMLSEIFRAGLNAVPKGQTEAGMSSGLTYVQTLMVIVFPQAFKSMLPAILSQLISLIKDTSLAVIISLPELTHNARIIYGQNTNYVIPMFIAMTAMYFVVCYVLSLVSSFLETSKYNY, encoded by the coding sequence ATGAATGGTGCTTTTTCATGGATTAATTTACGATTCCTTTTAGACGGTTTGTGGGTAACGATTCAAGTATCAGTGGTCTCAATTGTATTTAGTATGGTTTTAGGTGGCATTGCGGGAACTGTTCGATTTAGTAATGTTCCGTTCCTGTCAAAAATTGTAGGGATAATTGTTGATATCATTCGAAATTTACCGTTGTTACTAATCATCTTCTTCACCTATTTTGCTCTTCCGCAAATAGGGATTAAACTGAATATATTTTGGGCCGCGGTGGCAGCATTAACGATTTTTGAATCGGCAATGTTATCTGAAATTTTTCGCGCTGGACTCAACGCGGTTCCGAAAGGGCAAACCGAAGCGGGCATGTCTTCTGGATTGACTTACGTTCAGACGCTTATGGTGATTGTCTTTCCCCAAGCGTTTAAATCAATGCTGCCGGCAATTTTGAGTCAGCTAATTTCATTGATTAAAGATACCTCTTTGGCGGTAATTATTTCATTGCCGGAGCTGACACACAATGCTAGAATCATTTATGGACAAAATACAAATTATGTTATACCGATGTTTATTGCGATGACTGCGATGTACTTTGTTGTATGTTATGTACTATCACTTGTTTCTAGCTTCTTGGAAACAAGTAAATATAATTATTAA
- the trpS gene encoding tryptophan--tRNA ligase, which produces MKNIILTGDRPTGQLHLGHYVGSLKNRVRMQEDPENKLFIMVADMQALTDNAKNPDKVSSNILQVALDYLAVGLDPKRSTLFIQSQIPELAELTMYYLNLVSVGRVRRNPTVKSEIEQKKFGESVPTGFFIYPVSQASDITAFKANLVPVGEDQKPMLEQTQEIVQSFNHTYGDVLIEPKGVFPEKGQGRLPGIDGNGKMSKSLGNGIYLADSADVLAKKVMSMYTDPNHIHVEDPGQVEGNMVFTYLDVFGKDKEKISELKEHYRRGGLGDVKIKRYLIDVLEAEFGPIRSRREEYAKDPDAIMEMLKEGSEKAQAVAAETLKEVKQAMGINYFG; this is translated from the coding sequence ATGAAAAATATCATTTTGACTGGAGATCGTCCAACCGGACAATTACATTTGGGCCATTATGTCGGTTCTCTAAAAAATCGTGTACGTATGCAAGAAGATCCTGAAAACAAACTATTTATCATGGTTGCTGACATGCAGGCGCTGACTGATAATGCCAAAAATCCGGATAAAGTTTCTTCAAATATTTTGCAAGTTGCGTTGGATTATTTAGCAGTAGGTCTTGATCCGAAACGGTCGACTCTATTTATTCAATCTCAAATTCCTGAATTAGCGGAATTAACAATGTACTATCTAAACTTAGTAAGTGTTGGACGCGTACGCCGCAACCCAACAGTAAAATCTGAAATTGAACAAAAGAAATTTGGCGAGAGCGTACCCACAGGATTTTTTATTTATCCTGTTTCTCAAGCATCCGATATTACTGCGTTTAAAGCCAACTTAGTTCCTGTTGGTGAAGACCAAAAGCCTATGCTAGAACAAACGCAAGAAATTGTTCAAAGTTTCAATCATACTTATGGCGATGTTCTTATCGAGCCAAAAGGTGTTTTTCCTGAAAAAGGACAAGGACGTCTTCCTGGGATTGATGGAAATGGAAAAATGAGTAAATCTCTAGGAAATGGTATTTATCTAGCGGACTCTGCAGATGTTTTAGCAAAAAAAGTCATGAGTATGTATACAGATCCAAATCATATCCATGTGGAAGATCCAGGCCAAGTAGAAGGAAATATGGTCTTTACGTATTTGGATGTCTTTGGTAAAGACAAAGAAAAAATCAGCGAGTTGAAAGAACATTATCGCCGTGGTGGTCTTGGAGATGTGAAAATCAAGCGTTACTTGATTGATGTTTTGGAGGCTGAATTTGGTCCAATTCGTTCACGTCGCGAAGAATATGCGAAAGATCCTGATGCAATCATGGAAATGTTGAAAGAAGGCAGTGAGAAAGCGCAAGCTGTTGCTGCTGAAACTCTAAAAGAAGTTAAACAAGCAATGGGAATCAATTATTTTGGTTAA
- a CDS encoding polyprenyl synthetase family protein encodes MSDYWNEYPEIQENLMQVKNLISQRLVINNKSIEEAVTKFSSTGGKMIRPALFFLFADFGENKDQEQLVKVAASLELLHSATLVHDDIIDDSPTRRAMPSIQSRFGKDIAVYTGDFMYTSYFELLAESMSHTPFLLKNARTMKKVLQGELTQMTCTFNPDQTIRDYLRNINGKTAELIRLSCQEGAYFGGADAKLQARAKRIGSAIGLAFQVYDDILNFSLDLENSQKPVLTDVQQGIYTLPLLIARDNQPEIIRPYLKNPEALTHKELIQLAKDVSISGGMTGALDFAEMLTKKALREIQELPDGGNKKLIENVTKQLVERSY; translated from the coding sequence ATGTCAGACTATTGGAATGAATACCCTGAAATACAAGAAAATTTAATGCAAGTTAAAAATTTAATATCACAAAGACTTGTTATTAATAATAAATCGATTGAAGAGGCCGTCACAAAATTTTCTTCTACAGGAGGAAAAATGATTCGACCGGCACTCTTCTTTCTTTTCGCTGATTTTGGAGAGAACAAGGATCAAGAACAGTTAGTTAAAGTTGCCGCTTCATTAGAATTATTGCATTCTGCTACACTTGTCCACGATGATATTATTGATGACTCTCCCACGCGCCGAGCGATGCCTTCCATTCAATCACGATTTGGAAAAGATATTGCTGTTTACACCGGAGATTTTATGTATACTAGTTATTTTGAACTGCTTGCTGAATCTATGAGCCATACCCCCTTTCTTTTGAAGAACGCCCGTACAATGAAAAAAGTCTTGCAAGGTGAGCTAACTCAAATGACTTGTACCTTTAATCCTGATCAAACGATTAGGGATTATCTGCGAAATATAAACGGAAAAACAGCCGAACTAATACGGCTTAGTTGTCAAGAAGGGGCTTATTTCGGTGGTGCAGACGCGAAATTGCAAGCACGCGCAAAACGAATTGGATCAGCGATTGGCTTAGCTTTTCAAGTATATGACGATATACTGAACTTCTCACTTGATTTAGAAAATAGTCAAAAACCAGTATTGACTGATGTGCAACAAGGTATTTATACGCTTCCCCTTCTCATTGCTCGTGACAACCAGCCAGAGATTATTCGTCCATATTTGAAAAATCCCGAAGCATTAACGCATAAAGAACTGATTCAGTTAGCAAAAGATGTTTCCATATCCGGCGGGATGACGGGCGCGCTTGATTTTGCCGAAATGCTGACAAAAAAAGCTTTACGGGAAATTCAGGAGCTGCCCGATGGCGGTAATAAAAAACTAATCGAAAATGTTACCAAGCAATTGGTAGAACGATCCTATTAA
- a CDS encoding glycerol-3-phosphate responsive antiterminator — protein sequence MNIHELYQKLEASPVIAATKNQIDFDAALNSEAEVIFILQSHLLELADLSKKIKERGKTAILHADLVKGLSSDETAIDYIKQVTSFDGIISTKPSIIRHAKRHHLLTIQRFFLLDSSALENVERQLGYTEADVVEILPSVSPKIIKELVHHSKKPLIVGGLIRDKEDIMGGLGAGSLAISTTASALWSI from the coding sequence ATGAACATTCACGAGTTGTATCAAAAATTGGAAGCCTCACCAGTGATAGCTGCAACAAAAAATCAAATAGACTTTGATGCTGCATTAAACTCAGAAGCGGAAGTCATTTTTATTCTTCAATCTCATTTATTAGAACTAGCCGATCTATCAAAGAAAATTAAAGAGCGGGGAAAAACAGCTATTCTACATGCTGACTTGGTGAAAGGATTGTCTTCTGATGAAACGGCCATCGATTATATTAAACAAGTCACCTCTTTTGATGGAATCATTTCCACAAAACCTTCTATTATAAGACACGCGAAGAGACATCATCTGCTAACGATCCAACGTTTCTTTTTGTTAGATTCATCTGCATTGGAAAACGTTGAGCGTCAATTAGGATACACAGAAGCGGATGTAGTAGAAATTCTTCCAAGCGTTTCTCCAAAAATTATCAAAGAACTCGTCCATCATTCAAAAAAACCATTGATTGTTGGTGGCTTAATTCGAGATAAGGAAGACATTATGGGTGGTTTAGGCGCTGGATCCCTTGCGATTTCCACGACCGCAAGTGCTCTTTGGTCGATTTGA
- a CDS encoding transporter substrate-binding domain-containing protein gives MSKIKKMISFLLPLLVMLMLSGCKGESVANEDIATRIKEEPTIIWGVKYDTRLFGMMDIETRKVEGFDIDIAKAITKEILGENGKAEFVEVTSKTRIPLLKNGNIDAIIATMTITEDRKKEVDFSDIYFDAGQSLLVKKGSHIKDIKDLTSDDTVLAVKGSTSTINIRKHAPDANILELENYAEAFTALQSGQGQAMTTDNAILLGMASENDNYELTGGAFTNEPYGIAINKGQEVFLKEVNGALRKMHDNGTYNEIFEKWFPADAEGRAKKGAQF, from the coding sequence ATGTCGAAGATAAAAAAAATGATCTCCTTCCTTCTTCCGCTGCTGGTTATGCTAATGCTGTCAGGATGTAAAGGAGAAAGCGTAGCGAATGAAGATATTGCTACACGAATTAAAGAAGAGCCAACAATTATTTGGGGAGTAAAGTATGACACTCGCTTATTCGGTATGATGGATATCGAGACCCGAAAAGTGGAAGGCTTTGACATCGATATCGCCAAAGCCATTACAAAAGAGATTCTCGGTGAAAATGGCAAAGCTGAATTTGTTGAGGTAACCTCAAAAACCCGTATCCCATTACTTAAAAACGGGAACATTGATGCAATTATCGCTACTATGACGATAACTGAAGACCGAAAAAAAGAAGTTGATTTTTCTGATATCTATTTTGATGCAGGGCAGTCATTATTAGTTAAAAAAGGTAGTCATATAAAAGATATAAAAGATTTGACTTCTGATGATACTGTTTTAGCTGTCAAAGGCTCTACCTCTACAATTAATATCCGGAAACATGCACCAGATGCCAATATTCTAGAACTTGAAAATTACGCCGAAGCGTTCACTGCATTACAATCTGGGCAGGGGCAAGCTATGACTACGGATAATGCGATTTTATTAGGAATGGCTTCTGAAAATGATAATTATGAATTGACAGGTGGTGCGTTTACGAACGAGCCATACGGAATTGCTATCAATAAGGGACAAGAGGTATTTTTAAAAGAAGTAAATGGCGCGTTACGTAAAATGCATGACAATGGTACCTATAATGAAATCTTTGAAAAATGGTTCCCTGCAGATGCGGAAGGTCGAGCGAAAAAGGGGGCGCAGTTCTAA
- a CDS encoding prenyltransferase, which yields MTLTVFLELVEFKAKTASVLPFFIGICFSLYNFHKLHLGLVLLYFVAMFIFNMAVDILDNYNDYHHATEIHDYREKTNIIGRESLDIKLVFRMMIGMIIISALIGVGLTLVVGWPFLLMGLFCYGVGIFYSSGPKPLSSLPLGEVFSGFTMGFMITCLCVYLNTYEVFQWNFTNITAIFLISLPNTLWIANLMLANNICDLEEDEMNNRFTLVHYLGKRRAIRLFEIMNLAAFLAILLSVILGIAPWSMLGTFLVAPFIYHQIQLFLAKQVKRETFICAVRILAVGAAAQVISFALTFLF from the coding sequence ATGACTTTAACCGTTTTCCTGGAACTCGTGGAATTTAAAGCGAAAACCGCGAGCGTCCTGCCTTTTTTTATTGGGATTTGTTTTAGCCTGTATAATTTTCACAAACTTCATTTAGGGTTAGTTCTGTTATACTTTGTCGCCATGTTCATTTTTAATATGGCAGTTGACATATTGGATAATTATAACGACTATCACCACGCGACGGAAATTCACGACTATAGAGAAAAAACCAATATTATTGGAAGAGAAAGTTTAGATATTAAACTAGTTTTTCGGATGATGATCGGGATGATCATTATTTCAGCACTTATTGGAGTCGGTTTGACGTTAGTAGTTGGATGGCCTTTTTTATTGATGGGGTTATTTTGTTATGGGGTCGGAATCTTTTATTCTTCCGGTCCCAAACCTTTATCGAGCCTTCCACTAGGTGAAGTTTTTTCGGGATTCACTATGGGATTTATGATCACTTGTTTGTGTGTTTATTTAAATACGTACGAGGTATTTCAATGGAATTTTACTAATATCACTGCTATTTTTTTGATTTCCTTACCTAATACGTTGTGGATCGCAAATTTGATGCTAGCGAACAATATCTGTGATTTAGAAGAAGACGAAATGAACAATCGCTTTACTTTGGTCCATTATTTAGGAAAAAGACGTGCAATCCGTTTATTCGAGATAATGAACTTGGCTGCTTTTTTAGCCATCTTGCTATCGGTGATTTTAGGAATCGCCCCGTGGTCAATGCTGGGGACATTTTTAGTTGCACCATTTATTTATCACCAGATACAATTATTTCTTGCTAAACAAGTGAAACGGGAGACGTTCATTTGTGCAGTAAGAATTTTAGCGGTAGGGGCTGCCGCACAAGTCATCAGCTTTGCATTGACGTTTCTATTTTAA
- the racE gene encoding glutamate racemase has protein sequence MSNERPIGFIDSGVGGLTVVKEAMRQLPNEEILYLGDTARCPYGPRPAEQVIKFTWQMTRFLLSKNIKMLVIACNTATAVALEEIKNSVDIPVIGVIQPGSRAAVKASKTGRVGIIGTLGTVKSGSYKHELQEKAPEIYVSSLACPKFVPIVESNQFESSVAKKIVSQTLVPLKKEKLDTLILGCTHYPLLRPIIQNVMGQQVTLIDSGAETVNDVSTLLDYFNLNNYEQNGQKTRVFYTTGSPKMFKDIAGEWLDIKNLNVAHIDLGGE, from the coding sequence TTGTCAAATGAAAGACCAATTGGATTTATTGACTCTGGCGTAGGCGGTTTGACAGTGGTCAAAGAAGCAATGCGTCAGCTACCAAATGAAGAAATCTTATATCTTGGGGATACGGCAAGGTGCCCGTATGGTCCTCGACCAGCCGAACAAGTCATTAAGTTTACTTGGCAAATGACTCGTTTTTTATTGAGCAAAAATATTAAAATGCTTGTAATTGCTTGTAATACAGCCACGGCAGTAGCATTAGAGGAGATAAAAAATAGTGTAGATATACCAGTCATTGGTGTTATCCAACCTGGTTCACGTGCGGCGGTTAAGGCAAGTAAGACAGGCAGAGTTGGAATTATAGGAACATTGGGAACTGTGAAGAGTGGCTCTTATAAGCATGAGCTGCAGGAAAAAGCCCCCGAAATATATGTATCCAGCCTGGCTTGTCCCAAATTTGTACCAATCGTCGAAAGTAATCAATTTGAAAGCTCTGTAGCAAAGAAAATTGTATCGCAAACATTGGTGCCACTAAAAAAAGAAAAATTAGATACTTTGATTTTAGGCTGTACTCACTATCCATTGTTACGCCCAATCATCCAAAATGTAATGGGGCAACAGGTGACATTGATTGATTCAGGTGCGGAGACAGTGAACGATGTCAGTACGTTATTAGATTACTTCAATTTGAATAATTACGAACAAAATGGGCAGAAAACCCGAGTTTTTTATACGACTGGTTCACCTAAAATGTTCAAAGACATTGCTGGTGAATGGCTAGACATTAAAAATTTAAACGTAGCTCACATAGATTTAGGAGGAGAATAA